GCCCGCAGAGGCCCGCCGCTGCAGCATCAAACCCACGATCACCATTGCAATAAGGTAGAGGCCCACCACTGCATAGTCAATCAGAGCCATCCTGCCTCCTCAGTTTCCGTCCCTTTCCGTCCAGAGTCCTATTACCGCATGAGAACCACCTTGTGTGTCTGTGCGGTCCGGCCGACCTGCACGCGAACGATGTAAACGCCACTGGGAAGTTGCCAACCGCCATCATCGGACCCATCCCACAGCACAGCGCGCTGCCCGGTCGCTTGGGCGGCCACCCGCATCGTGCGCACCAACCTGCCACGCAGGTCAAAAACCTGCACGCTTGCCGCATCAACAGTCGGAGTCGTCCAGGTCAGCGTCATTGTCTGGTTAAAAGGGTTGGGATACACACGGACGGCCGGAGCTCCCGACCCGCTCATGGCATCCGCTGCGGCAACTCCGCTCCGCAGCGGGTTGAACTCAAAGACATCGCGGGAGGTGAAGGGCTTCTTGGTCTTCAGCACAAAGATGTCCCCGGGCACCGGCGGCACGGCACCGGGCATGCCGCTGAAGGTGATGGTCCAGGTCAGCACCGGGTTGCCTTCTTCGTCCCGCGCTACCAAGAAAAGCTCGTCCCCCGCGGAAATGGTAGCATTGGCGTCCTGGTCGTTGAAAACGACTTCTGCTGCAGCTCCCGAGCCCAATTCCTGCACCGTGAACCTCATCGGCAGTGGCTGCGCACCCCACAGCCCACTCGAAGTATCCACCACCTCTGACCTGAGGGTGATGGCATAGTCCGCCGGCCAGGGGACGGCAGCCAAAACTTCACTTCCCAGGTCCACCGTCGGCAAGTAGACGCGGTAGAAGAGCGTGCATCCGCCGATCACCCACCCGGTACTGTCCTCGTTCACCTCCGGCCGCGCAAAGTCGGCCACCACGAGGCGCATGCCGTCGAACAGGGGGCCTTCTGTCGCGCCGTCCAGCTCGGTCGCATCGGCCACTAACTGGGTGCCGCTGCCTGCATCCCAGACATCGTAGCGCGTGGGCTTTTCCCGAAAAGTGAGGCGGTAAGTGGCGTCCCTCACCTCCGCAGGTGAAGCGACGTGCACGACAACGCTGCCAGAACCATTGCCTGAGACATGCCTCACTACCGCCTGGCCGAGCGCGGTGCGCGGGTTATCCACCACAAAGCGCGACGAGGTGTCAGCCACGGTCACCATCCCATCGGAGCAGCGCAGGAGAAGGCGATACCGGGGGCTGTTCTCAAAGAGAGGCGTTTGCCATAAGTATGACCGCACTCCCTGCTGCCAGCCAAACAGCGGCTTCCAGTGCTCGCCGTCGTCCGATGAGTAGTCGGCGCTAAAGGCCAGCGAGTCGCCTTCGGCATCATCGGCAAACCAGGTCAAAAGCTGCGTCCCAGAGAGCACCTCGCCCTCTTGCGGGCGCAAAACCACCAAATCCGGCCTGCCATTCCCTGGATTGTCCACAGTAAACCTGCCCTGCGTCGATGCCACGCCGGCAAGCGAATCCGCAACGAGCAGGACTCGCAGTCGGTAGCGCGTGCCGTCGGCCACCTCGGCGGTGTTCCAGACGAAACTTGTATCCGGGGAAGTCAACGTGGCAAGGGGGAACCAATGCTGCCCTTCATCGCCGCTGAAGGAGAGGAAGGTGAAGGCCCGGGACAGCAAGAGGCCGGGTGACCAGATCACCGTTGTCGCTCCTGCCACACGGCTGCCGGGTTCGGGCAAAAGAAGACGAAGCGGCATGGTGCAGGTCGGGTTCTGGAACTTCTGCCAGTGGAGCGGCAAGGTGAGACGCACGTGCTCATCGGCGAACCACCAATTGTGCTCGGCATTCGCTGCGAGACGAATATCAGCAAAGGCGTTTTCCAGCCCACGGGAACTGAGCACGTCCACCATGTGCTGCGAACGGAGCAGATTGCCAGCCCGCTCGCTCCCGGCGCTGTGGATCAAGAATTGGCAGGTAGACAACAGAGCCACTCGGCCCGGGGTGGCATCGCGCACCAAGTTGCAGGGATTGTAGCTCAGCATCACGGGAACGTTGCGCGGCCTGCCAAAGGCCGGGTCAAAGAGCGATGAACCCAGCCAGGTGCCGTCGTCCAAAGGACCGGCAGCGCGCGGGTCGTCCAGGTCGAGCCACATCATGGTACCGTCGTAAGCCCCTGCCGAGC
This region of Calditrichota bacterium genomic DNA includes:
- a CDS encoding T9SS type A sorting domain-containing protein, whose protein sequence is MDRGAKSGFGQMTHWHRKGFAHAGVLHLPPAIALLTICLAHAASWAQGKGRVERVTFFSQALGINKSVNVYLPPGYGAEGEYYPVVYLFRGHEREWVNRDEDASRRGRNIQDVADELYAKGLIGKMILVMPGLSSDDNTVPGLGVNFVQVAAAGGKSGIGSGRFEDFVVDDVIPYIDAHCRTLPSRTQRGVDGFSLGGYTAMLFITKHPELFCSAGAYDGTMMWLDLDDPRAAGPLDDGTWLGSSLFDPAFGRPRNVPVMLSYNPCNLVRDATPGRVALLSTCQFLIHSAGSERAGNLLRSQHMVDVLSSRGLENAFADIRLAANAEHNWWFADEHVRLTLPLHWQKFQNPTCTMPLRLLLPEPGSRVAGATTVIWSPGLLLSRAFTFLSFSGDEGQHWFPLATLTSPDTSFVWNTAEVADGTRYRLRVLLVADSLAGVASTQGRFTVDNPGNGRPDLVVLRPQEGEVLSGTQLLTWFADDAEGDSLAFSADYSSDDGEHWKPLFGWQQGVRSYLWQTPLFENSPRYRLLLRCSDGMVTVADTSSRFVVDNPRTALGQAVVRHVSGNGSGSVVVHVASPAEVRDATYRLTFREKPTRYDVWDAGSGTQLVADATELDGATEGPLFDGMRLVVADFARPEVNEDSTGWVIGGCTLFYRVYLPTVDLGSEVLAAVPWPADYAITLRSEVVDTSSGLWGAQPLPMRFTVQELGSGAAAEVVFNDQDANATISAGDELFLVARDEEGNPVLTWTITFSGMPGAVPPVPGDIFVLKTKKPFTSRDVFEFNPLRSGVAAADAMSGSGAPAVRVYPNPFNQTMTLTWTTPTVDAASVQVFDLRGRLVRTMRVAAQATGQRAVLWDGSDDGGWQLPSGVYIVRVQVGRTAQTHKVVLMR